CGGACGGGCGAGAATCTCCAGAGGTCGGGGTGGCCCATGTGTAGCAGGTTGCGAAAGGGAGAAGAACTCCACTGGAAAGGGGGCAAGTTGTCCCAGGTTGGCCCGCTGGCGGCAACAAAACTGTAGTTCTTGGCCATCTCAAAGGAAGTCAcctggaggaagaaggaagagtcaCTGACCCAATGGCTCATGCTGGTGATTCTCAAAATTCCCCACTTTCCATTCACCACTTAAAAGCCACATTTTGCACGATGGGCCCCTGAGATCAAGAAGCACGGTTTTGTCTGGATTTGGATACAACTCGACAcctttttgaatcaagatggtcgACTGAACCTTTCCAAACAACAGAGATTTTAACCACCAATATCAAAACTGTGCTTTTTACCTTTTgtgtcttagaattcccaagcaacaccaGGTACAAGGCTGTTAGTAAGTCAGATTTTAAATAAGTAACAAATATTTtagattttaaattattttcctaTAGGGATAAACAAGATGGACAAGTATAGACTCTGCAGAGCCCTTGTGGTTGTAAAGAGACTTCAGGGTTGGACGGATGAACACCCACCATCCATTCAATTGTCTGAAGATCTTACTGCCCATTCTACATTGAATCATGTTATCTTATGATAATCATTCTCATTTGGATATCTATTTGGGTCTATGGACTGCTTATAATAATATATATGTTTAAATTAGGAGTGATGGATAGTTTTTATTGTTAACTAGAAGAGAGTGCCCGGCGCACGGGAATTCTAAAAAACCAAAAAAGTCAGTGCAGTTCTGAAAGGTTTGGTCCCCCATCTTGACACAAAATGGTCCCCAACTATATCCAAACATGGATCAAACCCTGCTCCTTGACCTCAGGAACGCTCATGCCGAATTCGGTGATGATATCTTGAGGTGTCCAAATGAGTGCAATTTGGAAAGGTCCAGTCCGCCATCCTGTCTCAAAATGGCATCAAATGGCATCCAAACACACGCCAAAAATTGCTCctcgatctcaggaaccatcaatgCCAAACTGGGTGACAATATTTTAAAAGAGATGTCTGAATGCGTAGAGAAGAGgtggacagacagacaaacaactGTCCAAAAGACAGGCATAGGAGAAAGATAGTAGATGTGAACTGATTTCCTTTCTGACATATTTGCAATAAAGATATATACATTTATGCAAAATAATATCTAAAACTATATCCAGACAGATCCTCCACGTTGCAGAAACCTTGCTCAATGTAGATTTTCTCCCGTCCGTTCCCAGCCCTTCACCTTCATATCAGTCCCTCCATGGGGCCTCTGGCGCATGGCCCAAAAGGGGTATGTGCCATTAGCGGGGTTGAGGTCTGATCGGGCGGCAATAGCATTTGCAGCGTTCTGTGGCGGATCACAGCCTTGGCACCGGGAGAGCGGGTCCTTTGGGAAGTTGTTGTACCTGCAGGGAGACAGCGAGGAGGAAGTGAATGGGGCCAGTGCAGTCTGAGCTTCAAGCAATGGCATAGTGGCAAATTTTGAAGTGTGGGGACTCATCTGGATGGCCCCCATAGTCACACCCCCAATCAGAGTCCCAAAATGCAGGCAGCCGAACTGACCCATATATATAGGGCGCACAACTCCAAAGAAGCAGCAGCACATAGCGTAATACCCAGTTAGGATCAACCATCAGTTGAATATATTCAACTTGCAAAGTACACCCAGCATTGACAAAAGGTCCTCAGCCAGCTAAAACACACCCTTTCACTTGTCACTAGAAATGCAAACCATCTTGCAAAGAAAGAAAGGTTGCCATCTAAACTGCAAGTGTGAAGCAGGGACCCCCTCAAAGAAAAGGACAAAAGTATCCAGCCTCTACCTGATTAGTTTCCTCATTCCCCAACTTTCTCTATGCTGATCTGTCACAAACAAGAGCAATAGCAAGAACTTGAAAGCCTCCTTATCACTTCTTTCACATCCCATAGGAAGGAGGGCCAGGCAATTACCCTGGTACTCTAGCAGATGATGGGATTGCTCCTGCTCTGAACATTCCTTGGAGCTCTGCTCCTGTGTTTTCCCTCTTACCTCATAAGCTGGATCATAGAGTCCATGTCCCGGATGAGTGTCTGGTTGCGCCGGAATATCTGGCCCCGGGGGTTCTTTTCATGGGTGAACCAGTCACCGTATTTCTGCACCAGCTGAGGAATGCCACTGGCATTGAAGATTTCTGGAAAGTGCCTGGATATGGAGAAACAGCCAATGAGAGATGGTGGGGGCGGGGTTTCTGGGGTACCAGACCAGGCTTAATCATATCCTAAGCTAGCCTGAACAGCAGTGAACCCAGAAAGTATAGTTTATTATTAGTTCTAGGATTGgtcttatatcccacccttccaacgGGGAGGGGAAAGGCCGTGGCTCAGTGCAGGGCACCTGTTCcgcatgcagaaggccacaggtctAACTCTAGGTTCTCTGGGCAGGGCCAAGAGAGATCACTTTTCATTCTGGAAGATTTCTTATGACTGGTTTCTCACTGTGGTTTTGAATGCCTGTTACTTTTATCATTTTTTTGATCCacgatatatatatttaatggatATTTTCACAGTTATATTTACGATTTTTATAaggcactttaaaaaataaagatataattttttttaaaaaaaatacccaaaATATATAATAAGCAAAATGCTTTCAAGAGAACACCTATCGCTAACTATAAAAAAGTGGGAAatgcaacagaatgttgcagtgCGAAGTGCTTCCTGCTCAGGACTCCGAATCCAGCCTCTCTATTCCATTTCATCTCCTCTCCTGGTTTTCATTACCCCTCTTCTGACAGTCAGTAAACATTCTATGGCTACCGAGCTTGCTCAGTtttcactgggctgtttttggGGTCCCCTCCTCCCTGTTCTGCCCCAACTTTTATGTGGTATTTTTACAAACTTCAGGTTCCCCCAAGCCAACTGACACCTTCTTTGTGTGCATAAGTGGTGCCGTATTGGTTATATAAGCAACGGCGCTTGCAGCAAGAAGAGCAGAAATAGATGGGACAGGTGAAAATGGAACCTCCACATTCAGGGACAGTTTATCATTGAATTACCAGATGTCCCAGGCAAACAATAGGGGATGGCTAACTCCATCaggactttctttttttcttttttagtatcTCCATCTCAAGGACAACCCAGCTCATCACGATCAAAGACAGAGCACTAGACCAAGAGGACCTCCTACCCGGTCCATCTTAAGTAGAGAGAAAATGCCATTTTGACAGCCCAGGACAGGGTGAAATACTTCTGGGGGAGCATCTCTCAGTGGGAGGGCAATTTCAAGTTCCCGATCTGCAAGTGGAAGATGGCAAGAGGCAAGTGAATCCTTACGCCAGATTGTAGCTTGCCCAGTAGCCCTCTTGGTACAGCAGTTGGGTCTTGTCGTCCGAAATCACCATGCCCCTGGGGAGACAGACAGAAAAGGAGGGAAGATCATTTTGGGGTCAGGAGCCAGGCTGCACAGAGAAGAAGTCAGGAGACGTCAGGCCCCCAAGTCTGAGTGCAGGGGAGATCCAAcactaggaagatgccttattccAAGACAAATGTcgctccatctagttcagtattgcctacactgaccggcagcagttctccagggttccagacaaggagtctcccccagccctacctggagatgccattggggaccttctgcatggaaaacatacatgccactgagctatggccccctaataagaacctgccttatattgagtcagattaCTGGttcctggtccatctagctcagcactgtctacactgactggcagccactctcctggATTTGAGGCAGAGGacattgccagccctacctggagatgctgttggggattggatttgatttatatcccgcccttcctcccagcaggagcccagcacttcttaaaaaatgtaatttctgGGTCTGCTCATGCATATCCTATTAAGCTCTTATTATATATACAGACAGATagatatattatatttattatttattatcttgatttataccccgccctttttccaagtggaactcagggcggcttacaacaaacataaatacatatgattaaaacattcaaaattctacattaaaataagattaaaccattagcacaattaaaacatttaacatccacttaaaataaataaaaacacattgaaAATAGTGCAATCAAGCAATAaacaatgcagcaacctctcaacgaactgtcctaaccaccttttattctaaaagcctgttggaataaaaaagtctttgcctgccgacggaattccttaggaagggaattccaaagcctagtggcagccaccgaaaaggccctctctcgcgTCCTCACCAATCATGCTTGTGAGggcgttgggactgagagaaaggcctctcccgaagatctcagggcctgggcaggctcacatagggagatacggtccataagatagcctggacctaggccgtataggtaTCCATACCTATATATCTTATTAAGCCAAGATGTTGGGCTTAGTGTTATGTACAAATCTGGTCACCACCTGGGCGGGACAGGCACATGGGTTGCTCATTTCTGCAACCTACTGAAGTCCTCATTTCCACTTGGCAAAGAAAATGCAGTGATCAGCACTTACGGAATCTGCTCCAGAACTGTGAGGACGCCCTCCTGGAGGCTGGCCTTGCCTGGGACGAAAGACTTATAATCCACAATCATCCACTGGTTATTGTACCTGTGCAAAGAAGCACAACGGATGACCGTTCAGAGCCACAATACATTTGCAtttgagaggggggagggaacctttttggccctgTGGGCCAGATCCTTCTGTGGCCCAGATCCTTCTCTAGCCCACCACCTGTCAAACACCTGATATCAAAATGCTGTGAGTGGTCCCACCCACCTGACAACGTTGGCCtgcaggggtaggggagaaagTGACCGAACGGCATTGAACCTCCCAAACATCAGCAGACATGtgcagggttcaatcctgcttcccACAAGTATCGGCTGCATGAGAAGCTGGTCCAGCACGCCTCTCCCTGCCCCAAACCTAATGTCACATGTGatgtcagctggggggcaggcAGCCACAGTTTCTTGAAAGTTTTgagcaaatggggaggcctggcaggccaatTTTGGTCCACGGGCCAGAGGCGAATTAGAGGGTCAGCAACTAGAATAAATCTGGCTCCAAAGGGTGCCagtcctcccttccccccaaaaataccCTAAgttatgaggaagaggaggaagtagCCGCACAGTCACGGGAGGACAAAGGTTTTCTGCAAGCACCAAGCATCAACCTTCGCAAAAAGCCACATCACCAAGAAAAGAAAGTTCCTAGCTTGGCCAACAGCCCATTGCACAATTCCATGCCAGATCCTTTGCCCACCTAGTCTCATATTTCCTCTTCTAATTGAATCCTGGGCAAGGAAGGGTTGCTCCCATCCCCTGCGGCCTgatcttttaaactggagatgccagggattgaaccggggaccatctgcatgcaaagcctgcaCCCTTCCTCAGAGCCACGGTTCCTCCACTCACGTGCCGCTGTTGAACTTCTGGAATATGGTCGCCCACTCCCTTCCGCTCGTCGCCAGCCGATTGGCCACGATGTTGCGCAGCCATTCCAAGACGCTGTCCTTAGCCTGGATGTACTTCAACAGGgtgctgttgttgttcccaatggTGGTTTCCAGAgacacctgcagagggaaaatgccCTGAGCAAGTCTTATGTCTGAGAATCAGCCTCATTCAGGGTTTGTGTTGTACGAACAACATTACTTATTGGGGAAAggtcatggctcagtgggagagcacttgctttgcaggcagaaggtcccaggttcaattcccggcactCCAGGTAGGACCGGGAAATAAACTTGTCTGGACTcctgaagagctgttgccagtcagtgtagacagtactgatccagatggaccaatggccccaGGTTGTAGAATTATGAATAAAATTCCTCCCaaaccactttctccacaccatgcataattttaaacaccTCGGTCATGTCCTCCCTTACTTGCTTTTCTCTctgaacctttcctcatagaggagttgctgtctctctcttttctgaacattttccagctctataatatgcaactactagccatgatgactatgtgcTTCCCTCCTGCAGAGCCTCTGAACAttggttgctggaaactgcaggaggggagagagttgctgttgcgctggggacctgcttgtgggcttcccttcagcgcatctggttggccgctgttagaacaggaagctggactagatgggccactggcctgacccacctGTAGGGCTCTTATCCTTTGGAGTTACAGCGGCCATAACTGAACACGGCATTCCACAGATTTGGTCATTTTATTTTcaggcccagaagggaatgcagtctgagaaaggttccccacaactgctgCAGGGCAAAGCACCTCCACCTAATCAAGGACAGCACTGAAGAGGAGGAACAGGCAGGCCCCACTCACCAATCCACTACTCAAGATGTAGAAATCATCTCCCGAGAAGATGGTGCCCGGATACGAGGAGAAAGCCTGGGTGAACCCGGGGATCAAGCCGTCACCTGGGGAACCCAATTGCAAGTAGCCATCAGCACTCACCTGGCAACAGACACATGTCCCCTTccccacattatttatttattaactaaaTGTCTagcccgtccttcctcccagaaggagcacataAATAACTCTACTAGGTGACCTCAGGGAAACTGCTGCTTTTCAGCCTCTTCATCCACAATTTGGGCATAATTGTACTGTgtgttttatgtgccttcaagtcagttacgacttatggcgaccccatgaatcagtcacctccaatagcatctggcatgaaccactctgttcagatcttgtaagttcaggtctgtggcttcctttatggaatcaatccatctcttgtttggccttcctctttttctgctcccttctgtttttctcagcattatcgtcttttctggtgaat
This Rhineura floridana isolate rRhiFlo1 chromosome 19, rRhiFlo1.hap2, whole genome shotgun sequence DNA region includes the following protein-coding sequences:
- the PLBD2 gene encoding putative phospholipase B-like 2, which encodes MAQFLPLLLLALAQGARPPPPPPFPGPRSVPNRSCSVVLDAVSRQLKTLNGWAPAAVAWANLTDGIRDTGWASLELITNDKFNDSIQAYAAGLAEAAVSQQLIYMHWMNTKVGYCGPLMAQTTDYCQKLKNYIESNLAWMEQQMEAAEDSAYWHQVRLALLQLKGLEDGYSGRVAFPVGKFSIAPFGLLLFQMWGDLGDLQVAFNKSGKPPIPDSDSCSAFIKLLPGNQDLLVSHDTWTFYRSMLRMLKKYTLPFRTSAHSDGLIPGFTQAFSSYPGTIFSGDDFYILSSGLVSLETTIGNNNSTLLKYIQAKDSVLEWLRNIVANRLATSGREWATIFQKFNSGTYNNQWMIVDYKSFVPGKASLQEGVLTVLEQIPGMVISDDKTQLLYQEGYWASYNLAHFPEIFNASGIPQLVQKYGDWFTHEKNPRGQIFRRNQTLIRDMDSMIQLMRYNNFPKDPLSRCQGCDPPQNAANAIAARSDLNPANGTYPFWAMRQRPHGGTDMKVTSFEMAKNYSFVAASGPTWDNLPPFQWSSSPFRNLLHMGHPDLWRFSPVRVRWG